GAACGGCGCCGGCAAATCCACCCTCATCAAACTCATCCTCAACATGATCCACCGCGACGCCGGTTCGATTCACGTGCTCGGCCTCGACAACATCGCCAACGAGGAGCCCGTCAAAGAACAACTCGGCGTGGTGTTTGACTTCAGCTACATGCATGAACAGTGGCAAGTCAAGAACATTGAACGTATCGTTGCGCCACTGTATCCATCATGGGACGGTGGATGCTATCACAAGTATCTGGATACTTTTGGCCTTGGTGACGCACAGAACGGCAAGAAACATATCAAGGATCTTTCCCGCGGCATGCAGATGAAGCTGATGCTGGCCATCGCATTGAGTCATGATGCCAAGCTGCTGATTCTCGACGAGCCGACCAGCGGACTCGATGTGCTTGCCCGCGACGAACTCATGGATATCCTGCATGCCTACATTGAGGATGGCGAGCATTCGGTACTGTTCAGCACCCATATCACTGCCGACCTCGAACGTGCTGCTGACTTCATTACCTACATCACCGATGGCCGTCTCTACTACACCGGTCCGAAAGACGAGTTTGAGGAATCGTTCCGCCTGATTAAGGGCGGTCCAGACGAACTGGCACAACTGCCTGCGGACGTAGTGCTGGGCTCACATACGTATGCCACCGGATTCGATGCGCTGGTCCGGTCAGACAGGCTTGATGCTGTTGCGTCGGTGGTTTCGGGGCTTGTCGTTGAATCGGCTTCCATTGATGACATCATTCGACTGACCAATGCCCATGATTCCAATCGTGACTTGAGCGGGAGGTGAGCGGCCATGGAGGCAATACTGAGGGTGTCGCGGTCTCGGCAACATGCATTGACCACTGCATTGCGCGTCGATATGGCCTACCTGTGCGTCGACGTACGGACTGTGTTCTCGTTGTTGTTGGCACCGTTGTTCTCCGTCATCTTTCAAGGTGAAGCTTATGGTGATGGCTTCGGCTATCGCATGGGTGTCATCATGACGGTATTCACCTGCGCCATGTGGGTGCTAACCATGGCGGTTGCTGACTTACAGAACGGATATCGACTTCGTGGCATTATTCCGGCTTCGAGGAAGAGTCAGGTGGCCGCGCGATATGTGGTTGGATTGGTGATTTCCGTATTGTCGATAGCGATGATTGTTCTGATTGACGGGTTGCAAGTGCTGGTCAATCCAGATTGGTCATTCGCGGGCAATCTGTGGGCGGCGCCGTTGGGAGGTTTCTGCACCGCGCTGATGGTCGCGCTTATCGTGCCCACGGGTTATCTGTGGACCAAACTAGGCGGTCTTCAAGTCACGATGATGGTGATCTATGTCGTTGCATTGGCTGTATCCATACTGCTATCTATTTTGCCTGCTTCGGTGACCAGAGGATTGGCCCATGCCGCGAATGCCATCATCGCGCAACGATTGTGGCTGGTTATTGCGGTATTGACAACGACGGTTGTGGCATATGGAATCTCGTATGTAATTGCCTCTCGCATATTTGCTTCAAGGGAATGGTGACGATGAACTGGAAATCCGTAGTAAAGCAATGTCGATTCGATTGTGCCGGGATGGGTCTGTTTAGCGTGGCGAATATGGTATTTCTGCTGGCTCTCCCGATGCTGTCTATCGTGGTATCGCTGGTGATGATATCGACCCACGTCGATGAACACGTTGCCAGTGGTCTGATGGGCGGACTCGGAGGTTTGGCATCGACGATGGCATGTATGAGTGCATTGGGGCCTGCGTCATCCGAGGAATCTGCAGGGCACAGTGCCATGCGAGGGCTGATTCCTGTTTCACGCACTGCACAAGTTGTAGGTCGGTACCTTTTTCTGTTGGTGGTTGGCCTGCTCTGGGCTTTGGACGTGGTGATATGCGGCGGCGTCTTCATTGTCTTTGGCGATATAGCAGATATGGGGTGGATCGGTACCTTGGCAGCAGGTGCTTTCATCTTCGCTTTGGCTATCATTCTTGGGTCGGTGCTGCTGGCCTGTGCATACCGGTTCACCTTCCGCAAGATGATGGTGGCCTCTGTCGCGGTCATGGTTGGCTTGTATGCCGTCATTGCGCTGCTGGCCCGATTGCCTGTTGACTGGCAATGGCTTTTGCTGAATATTACCGATTTCCTGACGATCTGGTGGCATACGGCGCTTGTTCTCGCCGTGTTGTGTCTGCTCGCATATTTTGGCTCCATGCTTATAGCCATCCGCATCTACCGAGCCAAAGAACTCTAGCCGCGCATTTGTCCGACCGCGAATGAAAAGAGACCGACAGGAATGATGAGGTGCCGTAACGAAGGTTTTGAAAACAAATGGTAAAGACAATCGGTACGGTATATTGCAGAAAATCTAAAACTTAAATTTGGACTGCAATGAAATCATTATTTGAACAACTCGGAGGCACTTATACCCTACAAGGCGATTACTATCTACCCGACCTTGCCCTACCAACCGAAGAAGAAACACAACCTATTGGCATATGGGGACAGCGGCATAAACGCTATTTACAAGACCATAAGCGAGTGACTTATACAAACTTGCTTACAAGCGGAAATTTGAACGCTTATCTTGCCGATATTAACGAGCAAGCAGAAAATATGTTTTCTCGCTTGGTAAAAGAAATGGCGAAAATGCAGGGTGTAACTGAGCAATTAAAGACAAAGAACCAAATGGTGTGGGTGGGTAAAATGAACTCAATCCGCAACGCAGCTATCGAAGTGGTAAACAAGGAGATTATATTTGCATAAAATTAATAGCCTCAGACCGTTTTGGCCTGAGGCTATTTTTCTGAAATCAGTAAATAATGTTTCCTTCTT
This sequence is a window from Bifidobacterium breve DSM 20213 = JCM 1192. Protein-coding genes within it:
- a CDS encoding ABC-2 transporter permease is translated as MNWKSVVKQCRFDCAGMGLFSVANMVFLLALPMLSIVVSLVMISTHVDEHVASGLMGGLGGLASTMACMSALGPASSEESAGHSAMRGLIPVSRTAQVVGRYLFLLVVGLLWALDVVICGGVFIVFGDIADMGWIGTLAAGAFIFALAIILGSVLLACAYRFTFRKMMVASVAVMVGLYAVIALLARLPVDWQWLLLNITDFLTIWWHTALVLAVLCLLAYFGSMLIAIRIYRAKEL
- a CDS encoding ABC transporter ATP-binding protein, with protein sequence MTAISESDAMALQVTDVTKHYDSGFTLDDVTFDLPKGYIMGLIGPNGAGKSTLIKLILNMIHRDAGSIHVLGLDNIANEEPVKEQLGVVFDFSYMHEQWQVKNIERIVAPLYPSWDGGCYHKYLDTFGLGDAQNGKKHIKDLSRGMQMKLMLAIALSHDAKLLILDEPTSGLDVLARDELMDILHAYIEDGEHSVLFSTHITADLERAADFITYITDGRLYYTGPKDEFEESFRLIKGGPDELAQLPADVVLGSHTYATGFDALVRSDRLDAVASVVSGLVVESASIDDIIRLTNAHDSNRDLSGR
- a CDS encoding ABC-2 transporter permease, which translates into the protein MEAILRVSRSRQHALTTALRVDMAYLCVDVRTVFSLLLAPLFSVIFQGEAYGDGFGYRMGVIMTVFTCAMWVLTMAVADLQNGYRLRGIIPASRKSQVAARYVVGLVISVLSIAMIVLIDGLQVLVNPDWSFAGNLWAAPLGGFCTALMVALIVPTGYLWTKLGGLQVTMMVIYVVALAVSILLSILPASVTRGLAHAANAIIAQRLWLVIAVLTTTVVAYGISYVIASRIFASREW
- a CDS encoding TnpV protein; amino-acid sequence: MKSLFEQLGGTYTLQGDYYLPDLALPTEEETQPIGIWGQRHKRYLQDHKRVTYTNLLTSGNLNAYLADINEQAENMFSRLVKEMAKMQGVTEQLKTKNQMVWVGKMNSIRNAAIEVVNKEIIFA